Proteins encoded by one window of Blautia luti:
- a CDS encoding glycerophosphodiester phosphodiesterase has translation MTETAKRTTKVWAHRGASGYRPENTLDAFELAIRQGADGIELDVHTSADGELIVIHDETVDRVTDGTGLIKDMTLAQLKELKVSTSAEPTGIYRVPTLTEVLDLMRTTDMMVNIELKNSICFYPGMEEKILKLVKEMNMEDQLIYSSFNHYSLLQLKQLDDHVQTGILFSDGWVNPAMYAKNLGINAVHPAVYHLKYPQFMEEVKRAGLKMHVWTANKPEHIQLVKAVGAEAVITNYPDRAIEIIEK, from the coding sequence ATGACAGAAACAGCAAAGAGAACAACAAAAGTATGGGCACACAGAGGCGCCAGCGGATACAGACCGGAGAATACTCTGGATGCATTTGAACTTGCTATCAGACAGGGCGCAGACGGAATCGAACTGGATGTACATACCTCCGCAGACGGCGAACTCATCGTTATACACGATGAAACTGTAGACCGTGTCACAGACGGAACCGGACTGATCAAAGACATGACACTGGCTCAGTTAAAAGAATTAAAAGTAAGTACTTCTGCAGAACCAACCGGAATCTACCGTGTCCCAACTTTAACAGAAGTGTTGGATCTCATGCGAACCACAGACATGATGGTAAACATCGAATTAAAAAACAGTATCTGCTTTTATCCGGGAATGGAAGAGAAGATCCTGAAACTGGTAAAAGAAATGAACATGGAAGACCAGCTGATCTATTCCTCTTTTAACCATTACAGCCTGTTACAGTTAAAACAACTGGACGATCATGTACAGACCGGAATCCTTTTCAGTGACGGATGGGTAAACCCAGCCATGTACGCCAAAAATCTCGGAATTAACGCCGTACATCCTGCAGTCTACCACCTGAAATACCCACAGTTCATGGAAGAAGTCAAACGCGCCGGACTGAAAATGCATGTATGGACCGCCAATAAACCAGAACACATCCAGCTTGTAAAAGCTGTCGGCGCAGAAGCAGTTATCACTAATTATCCGGATAGAGCAATTGAGATTATAGAAAAATAA
- the uvrC gene encoding excinuclease ABC subunit UvrC produces MFQIEEELKKLPGKPGVYIMHGEKDEIIYVGKAVSLKNRVRQYFQSSRNKGAKIEQMVTHIRRFEYIITDSELEALVLECNLIKEHRPKYNTMLKDDKSYPFIKVTVNEKYPRVLFARRMKKDKAKYFGPYTSAGAVKDVIELVRKLYKVRSCNRVLPRDCGKDRPCLYYHMKQCTAPCQGYVSSEEYKKNITELLKFLNGDFQDTIDILTDKMMAASEEMRFEDAMEYRDLIRSIQKIGERQKITSYGEEDKDIIAVAMDESLDLREQDAVVQVFFVRDGKLIGREHFYLRVARGDTKAQVLSSFMKQFYAGTPFIPREIMLQKEIEDAQIIEEWLTARRKQRVYIRVPKKGTKEKLVELAEENAKMVLDKDRERIKREEGRTIGAVHEVEDWLGLSGIRRMEAYDISNISGFESVGSMVVYEKGKPKRSDYRKFKIKWVQGPNDYASMEEVLTRRFTHEGKDEYDSFSLMPDLILMDGGRGQVNIALKVLGDLGLDIPVCGMVKDNHHRTRGLYYNNLEIPIDTSSEGFRLITRIQDEAHRFAIEFHRSLRSKDQVHSLLDDIPGIGDTRRKALMRKFKSIENIRDASLEELAQTESMNAGSAQKVYEFFHVPVENK; encoded by the coding sequence ATGTTTCAGATAGAAGAAGAACTGAAAAAACTTCCCGGGAAACCAGGGGTTTATATCATGCATGGAGAGAAAGATGAAATCATTTATGTGGGAAAAGCTGTCAGTCTGAAAAACAGAGTGCGGCAGTATTTTCAGAGCAGCAGGAATAAAGGTGCGAAGATTGAGCAGATGGTAACTCACATTAGAAGGTTTGAGTACATTATCACGGACTCTGAACTGGAAGCACTTGTTCTGGAGTGTAATCTGATCAAGGAACACAGACCGAAATATAATACCATGCTCAAGGATGACAAGAGTTATCCATTTATCAAAGTAACAGTCAATGAGAAATATCCAAGAGTTCTTTTTGCCAGAAGAATGAAGAAAGACAAGGCAAAGTATTTCGGACCATATACAAGTGCGGGGGCAGTGAAAGACGTGATCGAACTGGTCCGTAAGCTCTATAAGGTGCGTTCCTGCAACCGTGTACTTCCCCGTGACTGTGGGAAAGACCGCCCCTGTCTGTATTACCATATGAAACAGTGCACAGCACCCTGTCAGGGATATGTGAGTTCAGAAGAGTACAAGAAAAATATCACAGAACTTCTGAAATTTCTCAACGGGGATTTCCAGGATACCATTGATATACTGACGGATAAAATGATGGCAGCATCAGAGGAAATGCGTTTCGAGGATGCCATGGAATACCGCGATCTGATCCGCAGTATTCAGAAGATCGGAGAGCGTCAGAAGATCACCAGCTACGGAGAAGAAGATAAGGATATCATTGCGGTGGCAATGGACGAAAGCCTTGACCTGCGTGAGCAGGATGCGGTTGTGCAGGTATTTTTTGTCCGCGACGGCAAGCTGATCGGCAGAGAGCATTTCTATCTGCGTGTGGCGCGGGGAGATACGAAGGCTCAGGTACTGTCCAGTTTTATGAAACAGTTTTATGCGGGTACGCCTTTTATTCCACGGGAGATCATGCTGCAGAAAGAAATTGAGGATGCGCAGATCATAGAGGAATGGCTTACTGCACGACGAAAGCAGCGTGTTTATATCCGTGTGCCGAAGAAAGGTACCAAGGAAAAGCTTGTGGAGCTGGCAGAAGAGAATGCGAAGATGGTTCTGGATAAGGACAGAGAGCGGATCAAGCGCGAAGAGGGCAGAACTATCGGCGCTGTCCATGAGGTGGAAGACTGGCTTGGATTGTCCGGAATTCGACGGATGGAGGCATATGATATTTCCAATATCAGCGGTTTCGAATCTGTAGGTTCCATGGTTGTCTATGAAAAAGGCAAGCCGAAACGCAGTGACTATCGTAAATTCAAGATCAAATGGGTACAGGGACCCAACGATTACGCAAGTATGGAGGAGGTACTTACCAGACGATTTACCCATGAGGGAAAAGACGAGTATGACAGCTTTTCCCTCATGCCGGACTTGATCCTGATGGATGGAGGCCGGGGCCAGGTAAATATTGCGCTGAAAGTTCTGGGAGATTTGGGACTTGATATTCCTGTCTGTGGTATGGTTAAAGATAATCACCATAGAACACGTGGATTGTATTACAATAACCTGGAAATCCCTATCGACACCAGCAGTGAGGGCTTCCGGTTGATCACCAGGATTCAGGATGAGGCACATCGTTTTGCCATTGAATTCCACCGTTCTCTGCGAAGTAAAGATCAGGTACATTCTCTCCTGGATGACATCCCGGGAATCGGAGACACCAGAAGAAAAGCACTGATGAGAAAGTTCAAATCCATCGAAAATATCCGGGATGCATCCCTGGAAGAACTGGCGCAGACAGAAAGTATGAATGCAGGAAGTGCGCAGAAAGTATATGAATTCTTTCATGTGCCTGTTGAGAACAAATAG
- a CDS encoding DUF1846 domain-containing protein, with amino-acid sequence MKIGFDNDKYLKMQSEHIRERISKFGNKLYLEFGGKLFDDYHASRVLPGFEPDSKLRMLMQLSDQAEIVIVISAADIDKNKVRGDLGITYDEDVLRLMEVFTERGLYVGSVCITQYAGQESADAFKKRLEKLGIKVYVLYLIPGYPNNTSLIVSDEGYGKNDYIETTRPLVVITAPGPGSGKMATCLSQLYHEYKRGVKAGYAKFETFPIWNIPLKHPVNLAYEAATADLNDVNMIDPFHLEAYGKTTINYNRDVEVFPVLQAMFEKIMGECPYKSPTDMGVNMAGNCIVDDEACKEAARQEIIRRYYKSMESLVRGTGREEEVFKIELLLKQAHVTLEDRKVVPVALQHEEETGAPAAAMELNDGRIITGKTSDLLGASSALILNALKELAGIDHSKHVISPEALRPIQTLKTQYLGSKNPRLHSDETLIALSISAADNEDAKLALQQIPKLKGCQVHTSVLLSQVDILEFRKLGVELTCEPKSEHAKKLQK; translated from the coding sequence ATGAAGATAGGATTTGACAACGACAAGTATCTGAAAATGCAGTCCGAACATATTCGGGAACGTATCAGCAAGTTTGGAAACAAACTTTATCTGGAATTTGGCGGCAAGCTTTTTGATGACTACCATGCTTCCAGAGTTCTTCCGGGATTTGAGCCGGACAGTAAACTGCGCATGCTGATGCAGCTTTCTGATCAGGCAGAGATCGTCATCGTAATCAGCGCTGCTGATATTGACAAGAACAAAGTCAGAGGCGACCTTGGCATCACTTATGATGAAGACGTGCTTCGTCTTATGGAAGTGTTTACAGAGCGCGGCCTTTATGTTGGAAGTGTCTGCATTACTCAGTATGCTGGCCAGGAAAGCGCAGATGCGTTCAAGAAACGTCTGGAGAAACTTGGAATTAAGGTTTATGTACTTTATCTGATCCCGGGTTATCCGAACAACACATCTCTGATCGTCAGTGATGAGGGATACGGCAAGAATGATTATATCGAAACAACAAGACCGCTGGTTGTCATCACTGCTCCTGGACCTGGAAGCGGAAAAATGGCTACCTGCCTTTCCCAGCTTTATCATGAATACAAACGTGGTGTCAAAGCCGGATATGCGAAATTTGAAACTTTCCCGATCTGGAATATCCCGCTGAAACATCCGGTAAACCTGGCATATGAGGCAGCTACTGCTGACTTAAATGATGTCAACATGATTGACCCGTTCCATCTGGAAGCATACGGTAAGACTACTATTAACTACAACCGTGACGTTGAAGTTTTCCCTGTTCTTCAGGCTATGTTTGAGAAGATCATGGGCGAGTGCCCTTACAAATCTCCGACAGACATGGGCGTCAATATGGCCGGTAACTGCATTGTTGATGATGAAGCCTGCAAAGAAGCTGCACGTCAGGAGATTATCCGCAGATATTATAAGAGCATGGAATCTCTGGTTCGCGGAACCGGACGTGAAGAAGAAGTTTTCAAGATCGAACTTCTGCTGAAACAGGCTCATGTTACATTGGAAGACCGCAAAGTTGTTCCAGTTGCACTGCAGCATGAGGAAGAAACCGGTGCACCTGCTGCTGCCATGGAGCTTAATGACGGACGTATCATTACAGGAAAGACTTCCGATCTGCTTGGCGCTTCCTCTGCCCTGATCCTGAATGCACTGAAAGAGCTGGCAGGAATTGACCATAGTAAACACGTAATCTCTCCGGAAGCTTTAAGACCGATCCAGACTCTGAAGACTCAGTATCTTGGAAGCAAGAACCCGAGACTGCATTCTGATGAGACTCTGATCGCCCTTTCTATCAGTGCTGCTGATAATGAAGATGCGAAGCTTGCACTGCAGCAGATCCCGAAATTAAAGGGCTGCCAGGTTCATACTTCTGTGCTGCTGTCCCAGGTGGATATTCTGGAGTTCCGTAAGCTGGGTGTAGAGCTTACATGCGAGCCGAAATCTGAGCATGCTAAGAAGCTGCAGAAATAA
- the hprK gene encoding HPr(Ser) kinase/phosphatase, with protein sequence MKGVQLTKLVQELGLHNLTPEIDLPEIVIKTAEINRPALQLTGYLEHFANERVQIIGYVEYTYLMQLSDEERKFKYERFISSKIPCVIFSTMTRPSQDMIDLAIKYNVPTFVTERTTSSFMAEIIRWLGVQLAPCISIHGVLVDVYGEGVLITGESGIGKSEAALELIKRGHRLVSDDVVELRKVSDVTLVGSAPDITRHFIELRGIGIIDVKTLFGVESVKDTQSVDLVIKLEEWDRDKEYDRLGLHEEYTEYLGNKIVCHSLPIRPGRNLAIIVESAAVNHRQKKMGYNAAEELYKRVQANIAKRREDKE encoded by the coding sequence ATGAAAGGTGTACAGTTGACAAAATTAGTTCAGGAATTGGGACTTCACAATCTGACTCCTGAAATTGACCTGCCTGAGATAGTGATCAAGACAGCCGAGATCAACAGACCGGCGCTGCAGCTTACAGGATATCTGGAACACTTTGCCAATGAGCGTGTACAGATCATCGGATATGTAGAATATACGTATCTGATGCAGCTCAGTGATGAAGAACGGAAATTCAAATATGAGAGATTCATTTCAAGTAAGATCCCATGTGTAATCTTCAGTACAATGACGAGACCATCACAGGATATGATCGATCTGGCCATAAAATATAATGTTCCGACCTTTGTAACAGAGAGAACAACTTCCAGCTTCATGGCTGAGATCATCAGATGGCTGGGAGTACAGCTGGCGCCATGTATCTCTATCCACGGAGTTCTGGTAGATGTATACGGTGAAGGTGTCCTGATCACAGGAGAGAGCGGTATCGGTAAAAGCGAAGCTGCCCTGGAGCTGATCAAGAGAGGGCATCGACTGGTCAGTGATGATGTAGTAGAACTTCGTAAAGTAAGTGACGTAACTCTGGTAGGTTCTGCACCGGACATTACGAGACATTTTATCGAGCTTCGCGGCATCGGTATCATTGATGTAAAGACCCTTTTCGGTGTAGAAAGTGTCAAGGATACTCAGTCTGTAGACCTTGTGATCAAACTGGAAGAATGGGACAGAGACAAGGAGTATGATCGTCTTGGTCTTCATGAGGAATATACAGAGTACCTTGGAAACAAGATCGTATGCCATTCTCTTCCGATCCGTCCGGGCCGTAACCTGGCGATCATTGTAGAGTCTGCAGCTGTTAATCACAGACAGAAGAAGATGGGATATAATGCAGCGGAAGAGCTGTATAAGCGTGTACAGGCAAACATTGCCAAGAGACGCGAGGATAAAGAATAA
- a CDS encoding ROK family glucokinase, which produces MGNYCFGIDVGGTSVKCGLFQTDGTLVEKWEIPTRKENNGEKIIPDIAKTILDKIEERKLDKSDIDGVGIGVPGPVNDKGEVLCAVNLFWGFKEVTRELTELTGLPSKAGNDANVAALGEAWKGAAAGAKNVILVTLGTGVGGGIILDGKIVAGVHGAGGEIGHANIDHAEEEKCNCGNSGCLEQYTSATGIVRVAKRTLAATEEKTVLRDFPNLSAKNVLDAYKDGDKVATDVMNQVGDKLGGALSVFACVTDPEAIVIGGGVSKAGQSLIDCIQKYYKKYAFSACKETPIILATLGNDAGIYGSARMVIKEA; this is translated from the coding sequence ATGGGAAATTATTGTTTTGGAATTGATGTTGGCGGTACATCCGTAAAATGTGGTCTGTTTCAGACAGACGGAACTCTGGTTGAGAAATGGGAGATTCCTACACGCAAGGAGAATAACGGAGAGAAGATCATTCCGGATATCGCGAAAACAATTCTGGATAAAATTGAAGAGCGTAAGCTGGATAAATCTGATATAGACGGTGTTGGAATCGGTGTTCCGGGACCTGTTAATGATAAAGGAGAAGTTCTCTGCGCAGTAAACCTTTTCTGGGGATTTAAAGAAGTTACTAGAGAGCTGACAGAACTGACAGGACTTCCGTCCAAAGCAGGAAATGATGCGAATGTAGCTGCACTTGGAGAAGCATGGAAAGGTGCGGCAGCAGGTGCGAAGAATGTAATCCTGGTTACTCTGGGAACCGGAGTAGGCGGCGGTATCATTCTGGACGGCAAGATTGTAGCAGGTGTTCACGGTGCAGGCGGAGAGATCGGCCATGCCAATATTGACCATGCAGAAGAAGAGAAATGTAACTGCGGTAACAGTGGATGCCTGGAGCAGTACACTTCCGCTACAGGTATCGTACGTGTGGCTAAAAGGACTCTGGCTGCAACAGAAGAGAAAACAGTTCTCAGAGACTTCCCGAATCTTTCTGCCAAGAATGTACTGGATGCTTACAAAGACGGTGATAAAGTTGCAACGGACGTGATGAACCAGGTAGGTGATAAACTGGGCGGTGCCCTGTCCGTGTTTGCCTGTGTGACAGATCCGGAAGCGATCGTAATCGGCGGCGGCGTATCAAAGGCAGGACAGTCTCTGATCGACTGTATCCAGAAATATTATAAGAAGTATGCATTTTCAGCATGCAAAGAGACACCGATCATTCTGGCTACTCTGGGAAATGATGCCGGTATTTATGGCTCTGCCCGTATGGTGATCAAAGAAGCATAA
- a CDS encoding ABC transporter substrate-binding protein yields the protein MKRKLAVLLTAATVFSAVLPTTCMAAENKADIPEGTTITFWHAMGGVNGEALDYLVNKFNEENEYGITVDSQYQGSYDDAINKLKSAQLGNMGADLVQVYDIGTRFMIDSGWVIPMQDMIDSEGYDVSDLEENITAYYTVNDELYSMPFNSSTPILYYNKDMFDKAGITDVPTSLEGIANIADDLVNKGGAGEALSMGIYGWFFEEFMCKQGLDYVDNGNGREAAAEKVVFDENGGALNILNEWKKLYDAGYAPNVGRGGDSGLADFSSGKAAITLGSTASLKQILQDVNGSFEVGTAYFPSITDDDKGGVSIGGASLWMLDNQDDAKKAATWEFVKYLVSAESQAYWNAQTGYFPVTTAAHDEQVFKDNIAEYPQFQTAIDQLHDSAPEYAGALLSVFPEARAIVETEVENMLNGKESAEDAVSKMASDMNKSIEDYNLLNE from the coding sequence ATGAAACGCAAACTCGCAGTTTTATTAACAGCAGCAACAGTATTCAGTGCAGTTCTTCCAACAACCTGCATGGCAGCAGAAAACAAAGCAGATATCCCGGAGGGAACAACTATCACATTCTGGCACGCAATGGGCGGTGTCAACGGCGAAGCACTGGACTATCTGGTAAATAAATTCAATGAAGAAAACGAATACGGAATCACCGTAGACTCCCAGTACCAGGGATCTTACGACGATGCCATCAACAAACTGAAAAGCGCTCAGCTGGGAAACATGGGGGCAGATCTGGTACAGGTTTATGATATCGGAACCCGTTTCATGATCGATTCCGGATGGGTCATCCCAATGCAGGATATGATCGACAGCGAGGGATATGATGTATCTGACCTGGAAGAAAACATCACTGCTTACTACACAGTAAATGATGAATTATATTCCATGCCATTCAATTCATCCACACCGATCCTCTACTACAATAAGGATATGTTTGATAAAGCAGGTATCACTGACGTTCCTACAAGTCTGGAGGGAATCGCAAATATCGCAGATGACCTTGTAAACAAGGGTGGCGCAGGAGAAGCATTATCCATGGGAATTTACGGATGGTTTTTCGAAGAATTCATGTGCAAACAGGGTCTTGATTATGTAGATAATGGAAACGGACGTGAGGCAGCAGCAGAAAAAGTTGTATTCGACGAAAACGGCGGTGCTCTGAACATCCTCAATGAGTGGAAAAAACTCTATGATGCAGGCTATGCACCAAACGTAGGAAGAGGTGGAGATTCCGGACTTGCTGACTTCTCATCTGGAAAAGCTGCTATCACATTAGGTTCCACAGCATCTCTGAAACAGATTCTGCAGGATGTAAACGGTTCCTTTGAAGTAGGAACTGCATACTTCCCGTCCATCACAGATGATGACAAAGGCGGTGTATCCATCGGTGGTGCTTCCCTCTGGATGCTCGACAACCAGGATGATGCGAAGAAAGCAGCAACATGGGAATTCGTAAAATATCTTGTATCCGCAGAATCCCAGGCATACTGGAATGCACAGACAGGATACTTCCCTGTAACAACAGCAGCACATGACGAACAGGTATTCAAAGACAACATCGCAGAATACCCACAGTTCCAGACAGCTATCGACCAGCTTCACGATTCCGCACCGGAATATGCAGGTGCACTCCTCAGCGTATTCCCGGAAGCGCGTGCAATCGTAGAGACAGAAGTAGAAAACATGCTCAACGGAAAAGAATCAGCAGAAGACGCTGTCAGCAAAATGGCTTCTGATATGAACAAATCTATCGAAGATTATAACTTACTGAATGAGTAA
- the ftsH gene encoding ATP-dependent zinc metalloprotease FtsH gives MDNHMDNNPNGNRPDKNKSPGNQDPNKNHQSIFAFLVCLLITLVCFAMFTNMLKDNSSEITYDKFIEMVEEGNVKEVTLQSDTLTIKPKHQDSAFSEKEYYTRQMESADQLTERLEGTGIEFHSEAPDAVSEIVAMLVSVLLPTIVLFVLLMVFMRRMNKGGGMMGVGKSRAKAYIQKDTGITFKDVAGQDEAKESLQEVVDFLHNPGKYTTIGAKLPKGALLVGPPGTGKTLLAKAVAGEAQVPFFSLSGSEFVEMFVGVGASRVRDLFEEAKKNAPCIIFIDEIDAIGKSRDSHYGGGNDEREQTLNQLLAEMDGFDTSKGLLILAATNRPEVLDPALLRPGRFDRRVIVDRPDLKGRIEILKVHARNVHLDETVDFDNIALATSGAVGSDLANMINEAAILAVKSGRTAVSQKDLLEAVEVVLVGKEKKDRILSEQERRIVSYHEVGHALVSALQKDAEPVQKITIVPRTMGALGYVMQVPEEEKYLNTKKELEAMLVGYLGGRAAEELVFDTVTTGAANDIEQATKVARAMITQYGMSEKFGLMGLATQESQYLSGRAVLNCGDDTATEVDHEVMVLLHNSYEEAKRLIGSHREALDKIAGYLIRRETITGKEFMKIFRAVERGMEIPENLDDLIIPEKTDNKQEEQAENLTVKMTAEQTAEAANEQTEELSVKTVETVAEITEKQPDESNADQAKETDSDEKENTVTLDKIEIQ, from the coding sequence ATGGATAATCATATGGACAATAATCCGAATGGCAATCGTCCTGATAAAAACAAGAGTCCGGGCAATCAGGATCCCAATAAGAATCATCAATCGATCTTTGCGTTTCTGGTATGCCTCCTGATTACTTTGGTATGTTTTGCCATGTTTACCAATATGCTCAAGGATAATTCCAGTGAGATCACCTACGATAAATTTATCGAGATGGTAGAAGAGGGAAATGTAAAAGAAGTTACACTTCAGTCAGATACATTGACCATTAAACCGAAGCATCAGGATTCTGCATTTTCGGAAAAAGAATATTATACACGCCAGATGGAATCAGCAGATCAGCTGACAGAGAGACTGGAAGGGACCGGAATTGAGTTCCATTCTGAAGCACCGGATGCGGTGAGTGAGATCGTAGCCATGCTGGTGAGCGTGCTTCTGCCGACCATCGTACTCTTTGTACTTCTGATGGTGTTCATGCGCCGTATGAATAAAGGCGGCGGAATGATGGGTGTCGGCAAGAGCCGTGCGAAAGCCTATATTCAGAAAGACACAGGAATTACTTTCAAGGATGTGGCAGGACAGGATGAAGCGAAAGAATCACTTCAGGAAGTTGTTGATTTCCTGCACAATCCTGGAAAATACACGACCATCGGAGCCAAGCTCCCGAAAGGTGCCCTGCTTGTAGGTCCTCCGGGAACCGGTAAAACACTTCTGGCAAAAGCAGTAGCAGGAGAGGCACAAGTGCCGTTCTTCTCCCTGTCAGGTTCTGAGTTTGTGGAAATGTTTGTCGGCGTAGGTGCATCCCGTGTCCGTGACCTGTTTGAGGAAGCGAAGAAGAATGCGCCGTGTATCATCTTTATCGATGAGATCGATGCCATCGGTAAGAGCCGTGACTCCCATTATGGCGGCGGCAATGACGAGCGTGAGCAGACATTGAACCAGTTACTTGCTGAGATGGATGGTTTTGATACTTCCAAGGGACTTCTGATCCTGGCAGCTACCAACCGTCCGGAAGTTCTTGACCCTGCACTTCTCCGTCCGGGACGTTTTGACAGACGGGTGATCGTTGACCGCCCGGATCTGAAAGGAAGAATCGAGATCCTGAAAGTACATGCCAGAAATGTACATCTGGATGAAACGGTTGACTTTGACAACATTGCACTTGCAACTTCCGGAGCAGTGGGATCTGATCTGGCAAATATGATCAACGAGGCCGCAATCCTTGCAGTTAAGAGCGGTCGTACTGCTGTATCCCAGAAAGATCTGCTGGAAGCAGTAGAGGTGGTTCTGGTAGGTAAAGAAAAGAAAGACAGAATCCTCAGTGAGCAGGAACGCAGGATCGTATCCTACCACGAGGTTGGACATGCACTGGTAAGCGCCCTGCAGAAAGACGCAGAGCCTGTACAGAAGATCACCATCGTGCCGAGAACCATGGGCGCACTTGGCTATGTCATGCAGGTACCGGAAGAGGAGAAATACCTCAACACCAAGAAAGAACTGGAAGCGATGCTGGTGGGATACCTTGGGGGACGTGCCGCAGAGGAACTGGTATTTGACACAGTAACCACAGGTGCCGCAAATGATATTGAACAGGCTACCAAGGTAGCACGTGCAATGATCACACAATACGGTATGTCCGAGAAGTTCGGACTGATGGGACTGGCAACACAGGAGAGCCAGTATCTCAGCGGCAGAGCAGTATTAAACTGCGGCGATGACACGGCTACAGAAGTTGACCATGAAGTTATGGTACTTCTTCACAATTCCTACGAAGAAGCCAAGAGACTCATCGGAAGTCACAGAGAAGCGCTGGACAAGATTGCGGGCTATCTGATCCGCAGAGAGACTATTACAGGTAAGGAATTCATGAAGATCTTCCGTGCAGTAGAGCGCGGAATGGAGATTCCCGAAAATCTGGACGATCTGATAATCCCGGAGAAAACAGATAACAAGCAGGAAGAACAGGCAGAGAATTTAACAGTGAAAATGACAGCAGAACAAACTGCAGAAGCTGCAAATGAACAGACAGAAGAACTGTCTGTGAAAACAGTGGAGACAGTTGCGGAAATCACAGAAAAACAGCCGGATGAGTCAAACGCAGATCAGGCCAAAGAAACAGATTCAGATGAAAAAGAGAATACAGTAACGCTGGATAAGATAGAGATTCAGTGA
- a CDS encoding carbohydrate ABC transporter permease produces MLAQQKYKRAARTIGHIALNIVVALIVLLPLLYAISIAFMPSSELFTLDLNILPKHPTLENFRQALQKVPLVRFVVNSFLVAGLITIGQIISCSLAAFSFSFLDFKGKNVLFMLVMATMMIPGEATIISNYLTVSSWNWLDSYQVLIVPYLTSAMGIFLFRQFYLTFPISLYESAKIDGCSNLRFIWQILMPLTKSAMGAMAVYTFINAWNMYMWPLLVTGSDKMRTVQIGIGMLDSVDSQSITLMIAGVVLIILPSISIFIAGQKQLIRGMFSGAVKG; encoded by the coding sequence ATGCTGGCGCAGCAAAAATATAAAAGAGCAGCCAGAACCATCGGACATATCGCATTAAATATCGTTGTGGCACTGATCGTTCTTCTGCCTCTTTTATATGCAATAAGCATCGCATTTATGCCATCCAGCGAACTTTTTACTCTGGATCTGAACATCCTGCCGAAACATCCGACCCTGGAAAATTTCCGTCAGGCATTACAGAAAGTTCCGCTTGTACGATTCGTTGTTAACTCATTCCTGGTAGCCGGACTGATCACGATCGGACAGATCATTTCCTGTTCCCTGGCAGCATTTTCATTTTCCTTTCTGGATTTCAAAGGAAAAAATGTGCTGTTTATGCTGGTAATGGCAACCATGATGATCCCTGGAGAGGCAACGATCATTTCCAATTACCTGACAGTCAGCAGCTGGAACTGGTTAGACTCTTATCAGGTACTGATCGTGCCGTATCTGACATCTGCAATGGGAATCTTCCTGTTCAGACAGTTTTATCTTACATTCCCAATCTCCCTGTATGAATCAGCGAAGATCGACGGATGCTCCAATCTGCGATTCATCTGGCAGATCCTGATGCCGCTGACAAAATCAGCAATGGGAGCTATGGCAGTTTACACCTTTATCAACGCATGGAATATGTACATGTGGCCGTTGCTTGTAACTGGTTCAGACAAGATGCGTACCGTACAGATCGGTATCGGAATGCTGGACAGCGTGGATTCTCAGTCCATCACCCTGATGATCGCAGGTGTTGTACTGATCATCCTGCCATCCATTTCCATCTTCATCGCAGGCCAGAAGCAGCTGATCCGAGGCATGTTCTCAGGCGCTGTAAAAGGTTGA